From a region of the Methanoculleus receptaculi genome:
- a CDS encoding putative sulfate/molybdate transporter codes for MAESTGAEERGIRFTLEEVAGAVGDFGTIFPILLGVAIVCPDVNVSHFFLFIAAWYIIAGFYYRLPIPIEPMKAIGAIVIAGGLSGGEIVASGIVVGALFLLLGLLGGMTWLADRIPRCVIRGVQAGLALLLLRTSLDYILNDALFASLSIGIILAFFVASQRTRIPDISALIVILIGLCVGIITQGMPPLRLIPLPSFIIPLPSDFIAGTWELAIPQIPLTLTNAILATSLLTHDLFPKRGVDPDRLSRTIGAMNLISTPLGGFPMCHGAGGLAAMYRFGARTGGANIIAGVFFLIFAVAFAPPEVLTLIPLGVFGALLVFVAIELGKHSIKTESYAVTGAIAVLTLVIGLTFAFIIGMIMAYVLKAEVSSPHAGR; via the coding sequence ATGGCGGAGAGCACCGGGGCGGAAGAGAGGGGTATCAGGTTCACGCTGGAGGAGGTTGCCGGCGCAGTCGGTGATTTCGGGACGATCTTTCCCATCCTCCTTGGTGTTGCCATCGTCTGCCCTGACGTGAACGTAAGCCATTTCTTCCTCTTCATAGCCGCCTGGTACATCATAGCCGGGTTCTACTACCGCCTCCCGATCCCGATCGAGCCCATGAAGGCCATCGGTGCCATCGTCATCGCTGGAGGGCTTTCCGGTGGAGAGATCGTGGCATCGGGCATCGTCGTCGGCGCGCTCTTCCTGCTGCTCGGGCTTCTCGGCGGCATGACCTGGCTTGCGGATCGGATCCCGAGATGTGTCATCCGGGGCGTCCAGGCGGGTCTCGCGCTCCTCCTTCTCCGGACGTCGCTTGACTACATCCTCAACGACGCCCTGTTTGCGTCTCTCTCCATCGGGATCATCCTGGCATTCTTTGTCGCTTCACAGCGCACCCGGATCCCGGACATCTCCGCTCTGATTGTTATACTGATCGGACTTTGTGTGGGTATCATCACACAGGGGATGCCGCCGCTCCGGTTGATACCACTCCCCTCCTTCATCATCCCGCTTCCCTCAGACTTCATAGCCGGCACCTGGGAACTTGCCATACCACAGATCCCGCTCACCCTGACAAATGCCATCCTCGCCACATCCCTCCTCACGCACGACCTCTTCCCGAAGAGGGGTGTGGACCCTGACCGGCTCTCCCGGACGATCGGTGCCATGAACCTCATCTCGACGCCGCTTGGAGGGTTCCCGATGTGTCACGGCGCCGGGGGGCTTGCCGCCATGTACCGCTTCGGTGCGCGAACCGGCGGGGCAAACATCATCGCCGGCGTTTTTTTTCTCATCTTTGCCGTCGCATTCGCCCCGCCGGAGGTGCTGACCCTGATCCCTCTCGGGGTCTTTGGCGCACTCCTTGTCTTCGTGGCGATAGAACTTGGAAAACACAGCATAAAGACCGAGTCGTATGCCGTCACCGGGGCCATAGCCGTCCTTACCCTGGTGATCGGGCTTACGTTTGCGTTCATTATAGGGATGATCATGGCCTACGTCCTGAAGGCTGAAGTTTCATCACCTCATGCGGGAAGATGA
- a CDS encoding SemiSWEET family sugar transporter: MIDPHMDTVTILGLFAGALTTLSFAPQAIKAWRSRSTADLSFAMLLLLLAGVLLWFVYGVARGDLAIIVANGATAVLVAFTLALKAQNG, translated from the coding sequence ATGATCGATCCGCACATGGATACAGTCACAATTCTTGGTCTTTTTGCCGGAGCGCTTACGACGCTCTCGTTTGCCCCGCAGGCCATAAAGGCATGGCGCAGCCGCTCGACCGCCGACCTCTCGTTCGCGATGCTTCTTCTTCTCCTGGCCGGAGTCCTGCTCTGGTTCGTCTACGGGGTGGCGAGGGGTGATCTCGCCATAATCGTTGCGAACGGTGCCACCGCCGTCCTCGTCGCCTTCACTCTCGCGCTGAAGGCGCAGAACGGATGA
- a CDS encoding ABC transporter ATP-binding protein encodes MIAFERVSLRLGSFSLKDVSLSINRGDYYFIIGPSGAGKTVLLEAIAGLHRPDSGRILLRGKEITDLPPERRGIGLVYQDYSLFPNMTVIDNVSYGLRVRGVRRQEGRERVAGLLERFGVEHLADRYPGTLSGGEQQRVALARAIAVKPDILLLDEPLSALDPVTQERLIADLRQLHRDEGFTIVHVSHSRREAHMLATRMAVIIDGRLVDEGDADVVLNAPGSREVASFIGVENILDGVVMVNDGGRATVDAGRLRFEAQTDAAVGEAVCLCIRADDLIIAVDDGRRPDAPNTMTGTVFQIIENGPVAEILVDVGMDMTAVMTRRSVRDLGIAPGVRVSLRVIEDAIHVIRSAPSARE; translated from the coding sequence ATGATCGCGTTTGAACGGGTATCGCTCAGGCTGGGGTCATTCTCCCTGAAGGATGTCAGTCTCTCGATCAACCGGGGCGACTACTACTTCATCATCGGCCCCTCTGGCGCGGGAAAGACGGTGCTTCTCGAGGCGATTGCCGGTCTCCACAGGCCGGATAGCGGCCGTATCCTCCTCCGGGGGAAGGAGATCACCGATCTGCCCCCGGAGCGAAGGGGGATCGGCCTCGTATACCAGGACTACTCGCTCTTTCCGAACATGACCGTCATCGATAACGTCTCTTACGGTCTTCGCGTCCGGGGGGTGCGCAGGCAGGAGGGACGCGAGAGAGTCGCCGGCCTCCTTGAAAGGTTCGGTGTCGAACACCTGGCGGACCGCTACCCCGGAACCCTCTCAGGCGGTGAGCAGCAGCGGGTGGCGCTCGCAAGAGCCATCGCTGTGAAACCGGATATCCTCCTGCTGGACGAGCCGCTCTCAGCGCTTGACCCGGTCACGCAGGAGAGGTTAATCGCCGACCTCCGGCAACTCCACCGGGATGAGGGGTTCACGATAGTGCACGTGAGCCATTCCCGCCGGGAGGCGCACATGCTTGCAACCAGGATGGCGGTTATCATCGACGGTCGCCTCGTCGACGAGGGCGATGCCGATGTTGTGTTGAACGCCCCGGGGAGCCGGGAGGTTGCATCCTTCATCGGGGTTGAGAACATCCTGGATGGGGTGGTGATGGTAAACGACGGTGGACGTGCAACTGTGGATGCAGGTAGGTTGAGGTTTGAGGCGCAGACAGACGCTGCAGTGGGGGAGGCGGTCTGCCTCTGCATCCGTGCCGATGACCTCATCATCGCTGTGGACGACGGCCGGCGGCCAGACGCCCCGAACACAATGACCGGGACGGTCTTTCAGATCATCGAGAACGGCCCTGTGGCTGAGATCCTGGTGGATGTGGGGATGGACATGACGGCGGTAATGACCCGCCGGTCGGTGCGGGACCTCGGGATTGCGCCCGGGGTTCGGGTCAGCCTCCGTGTAATAGAGGACGCGATCCACGTCATCCGTTCTGCGCCTTCAGCGCGAGAGTGA
- a CDS encoding ABC transporter permease, with protein MKIESDSADADAPSSRWSVRGRRQADLCIVWFCILGAVLVGLTVLALANITITELADPLHLIEVAASSGVLGAILLTFSAGANAVLLLILFGTPLAYVLARAPPSRVKGVVESIVDLPLILPHTVAGLLVYLLFMRRGWLGAPLAEIGLAFEDAYPGTVVAMLFVASPFFVNTMREGFEKVPLHLENVARTLGAGTFTTFRTVTLPLSLRHLFSGAILAWGRAIGEFAAVVMIAYYPFIISTLIYYSFTTSGIRTSRSIAFVVIVVSLGVFYLLRRLTGYLGRYDDRV; from the coding sequence ATGAAGATAGAGAGCGATTCGGCCGATGCGGATGCGCCATCCTCCCGCTGGAGTGTGCGCGGGAGGCGACAGGCAGACCTCTGCATCGTCTGGTTCTGCATCCTGGGTGCAGTTCTTGTGGGGCTCACGGTTCTTGCGCTCGCAAACATCACAATAACTGAACTTGCAGACCCGCTCCACCTCATCGAGGTTGCGGCTTCGTCAGGGGTGCTCGGAGCGATCCTCCTCACCTTCTCTGCGGGGGCAAACGCTGTCCTCCTCCTCATACTCTTTGGAACACCGCTTGCATACGTCCTCGCCCGGGCCCCCCCATCCAGGGTTAAGGGGGTTGTCGAGAGCATCGTCGACCTGCCGCTCATCCTGCCCCACACCGTTGCCGGGCTGCTCGTCTACCTCCTCTTCATGCGGAGGGGATGGCTCGGCGCGCCGCTCGCCGAGATCGGGCTTGCATTTGAGGATGCCTACCCCGGCACGGTCGTCGCGATGCTCTTCGTCGCCTCGCCGTTCTTTGTAAACACGATGCGGGAAGGGTTTGAGAAGGTCCCCCTCCACCTTGAGAACGTCGCCCGCACCCTCGGCGCCGGGACGTTTACCACCTTCCGTACGGTCACCCTCCCTCTTAGCCTGCGGCATCTGTTTAGCGGGGCAATCCTTGCCTGGGGAAGGGCAATAGGGGAGTTTGCCGCTGTGGTCATGATCGCATACTATCCGTTCATCATATCGACGCTGATCTACTACTCGTTTACCACATCCGGCATCCGCACGAGCAGGAGCATAGCGTTTGTGGTCATAGTGGTCAGTCTCGGGGTGTTCTACCTGCTGCGGAGGTTGACCGGATACCTGGGGAGGTACGATGATCGCGTTTGA
- a CDS encoding deoxyribonuclease IV translates to MVRVGCHISIAGSIDRAVDRARDAGCDTFQIFSRNPRGWRARDLDAEVIEAFRAAVRSSGLGPVFDHMPYLPNLASPDDAIYERSAAALAEELRRCALLGIPYLVTHLGHHRGAGIEEGRKRVIAAINRAFDETGDTGVMLLLENSAGEKNSVGTRIEDLALIYDGLDDRGEFGICFDTCHAFGAGYDLRTAEGIDAVVAEIDELIGADSLHLIHLNDSKGDLGSGLDRHEHIGLGSIGEEGFREILRNPQIRRLPLICETPVDARRDDAGNIAKIRELAGN, encoded by the coding sequence ATGGTGAGGGTTGGATGCCACATCTCCATCGCCGGGTCGATCGACCGTGCGGTTGACCGTGCCCGCGATGCTGGTTGCGACACGTTTCAGATCTTCTCCCGGAACCCGAGAGGCTGGAGGGCGAGGGACCTGGACGCCGAGGTGATCGAGGCTTTCCGGGCGGCGGTGAGGTCGTCGGGGCTCGGCCCGGTCTTTGATCACATGCCCTACCTCCCGAACCTGGCCTCGCCAGACGATGCCATCTATGAGAGATCGGCCGCTGCGCTTGCAGAGGAGCTCAGGCGATGCGCCCTTCTCGGTATACCCTATCTTGTGACCCACCTCGGACACCACCGCGGCGCCGGGATCGAGGAGGGGCGGAAACGGGTCATCGCCGCGATCAACCGTGCGTTTGATGAAACCGGGGATACGGGGGTGATGCTCCTCCTCGAGAACAGCGCCGGGGAGAAGAACAGCGTTGGGACGAGGATCGAGGATCTCGCGCTGATATATGACGGGCTGGATGATAGGGGGGAGTTCGGGATCTGTTTTGATACCTGCCACGCGTTTGGTGCAGGCTACGACCTCCGGACGGCGGAGGGGATCGATGCTGTCGTTGCGGAGATCGATGAACTGATCGGCGCTGACAGCCTCCATCTCATCCACCTCAACGACAGCAAGGGGGATCTGGGGAGCGGGCTTGACCGGCACGAGCATATCGGCCTTGGATCCATAGGAGAGGAGGGGTTTCGGGAGATCCTCCGCAACCCGCAGATCCGGCGTCTCCCCCTGATCTGCGAGACGCCGGTCGACGCCCGGCGGGACGATGCCGGGAATATCGCGAAGATTCGCGAACTTGCCGGGAATTGA
- a CDS encoding isocitrate/isopropylmalate dehydrogenase family protein produces MTGIAVVEGDGIGHEVVPVAREILAAVRPDLEFFEVEVGYGRWERTGSACDEETIADLKSADAILFGAVTTPPDPGYRSALLQIRRALDLYANVRPIRGEGVDIIIVRENTEGLYSGIEWTEPDRACTVRVVSRRGSERIARCACSLAAARRHLTIGNKANVLKSDSLFVDICRREAARAGVPCTTRFIDALSLDILMHPARYDVIVTTNIFGDILSDTAAYLVGGLGMLPSGNIGERHALFEPVHGSAPDIAGQGIANPIAAIRSAAMLLTHTGDPESAAVIEEAIDRVLNAGIRTRDLGGNAGTREFGAAVLREVLRGKA; encoded by the coding sequence ATGACAGGGATAGCGGTTGTTGAGGGCGACGGTATAGGGCACGAGGTCGTCCCGGTCGCCCGCGAGATCCTCGCAGCCGTGCGCCCGGATCTCGAGTTCTTCGAGGTCGAGGTGGGATACGGCCGCTGGGAGCGGACTGGGAGCGCCTGCGACGAGGAGACGATCGCTGACCTGAAGTCGGCGGACGCAATCCTCTTTGGCGCCGTCACAACGCCGCCCGATCCGGGGTACAGAAGCGCTCTTCTGCAGATCCGACGGGCTCTCGACCTCTACGCAAACGTCCGCCCTATACGTGGTGAAGGGGTCGATATCATCATCGTGCGGGAGAATACCGAGGGGCTTTACTCGGGCATCGAGTGGACCGAACCCGATCGTGCCTGCACCGTCCGGGTCGTATCCCGCCGGGGAAGCGAGCGGATTGCCCGCTGCGCCTGCAGCCTTGCTGCGGCCCGCCGCCACCTCACCATCGGGAACAAGGCAAACGTCCTGAAATCGGACTCTCTGTTTGTCGATATCTGCAGAAGGGAGGCCGCCAGGGCAGGGGTTCCCTGCACGACGCGTTTCATCGACGCGCTCTCTCTTGACATCCTGATGCACCCCGCGCGCTACGACGTGATTGTGACGACCAACATCTTCGGCGACATCCTCTCCGATACCGCAGCCTACCTGGTGGGGGGGCTCGGTATGCTCCCGAGCGGCAATATAGGGGAGCGGCATGCGCTCTTTGAACCCGTCCACGGGAGCGCCCCCGATATCGCAGGACAGGGTATAGCAAACCCCATCGCAGCGATCAGGAGCGCAGCGATGCTCCTTACCCATACAGGCGACCCTGAATCCGCGGCGGTCATCGAGGAGGCCATTGACCGGGTGCTCAATGCAGGCATCCGGACGCGCGACCTGGGCGGCAACGCCGGTACCCGGGAGTTCGGGGCGGCGGTGCTCCGGGAAGTTCTGCGGGGGAAGGCCTAA
- a CDS encoding DUF7714 family protein — protein sequence MIFPPHCKFVGVANGTPCGRDKAYFLTRYIVRETPGGTEVIEVKTDPEETGLLRTVLSTRVLAAGDEVYHYPEPVNVQDRTFLVTEAMRSGYRCTIFSGYGEQTTFVIDPDLSGFLRIHVYDITPPRPHLSATLTDLERTGVFGDLEVVFEHHLRDIREIGADVYPCRAAGFPRTIDADRLRPGDRVAACMTGRELIKECYGDSVTVVNNICPLEAVRAEPFIARCCRSERAGVGLRNGLLGAVVHWGASAWDMVEAVRLVATTWRRGYDRDSGC from the coding sequence ATGATATTTCCACCACACTGCAAGTTTGTCGGGGTTGCAAACGGCACCCCCTGCGGGAGGGATAAGGCCTACTTCCTCACACGCTACATAGTCCGGGAGACCCCGGGGGGCACAGAGGTCATCGAGGTTAAAACAGATCCGGAAGAGACCGGACTCCTCCGGACGGTGCTCTCCACCCGTGTGCTTGCCGCCGGAGATGAGGTCTACCACTACCCCGAGCCCGTGAACGTCCAGGACAGAACTTTCCTGGTAACCGAGGCCATGAGGTCAGGCTACCGGTGTACCATATTCTCAGGCTACGGCGAGCAGACCACGTTTGTCATCGACCCCGACCTCTCGGGTTTCCTTCGCATCCACGTCTACGACATAACACCGCCCCGGCCACACCTCTCGGCCACGCTCACCGACCTCGAGAGAACAGGGGTCTTCGGCGACCTCGAAGTGGTCTTTGAGCACCATCTCCGTGACATCAGGGAGATCGGTGCCGACGTCTACCCCTGCCGCGCGGCCGGGTTCCCGCGCACCATTGATGCCGACCGGCTCCGCCCCGGCGACCGCGTCGCAGCGTGTATGACGGGGCGTGAACTGATAAAGGAGTGTTACGGCGACTCTGTTACCGTGGTGAATAACATCTGCCCGCTCGAGGCTGTGAGGGCCGAACCCTTCATCGCTCGGTGTTGCAGGAGCGAGCGGGCGGGTGTCGGCCTCCGGAACGGCCTTCTCGGTGCAGTTGTCCACTGGGGTGCGTCGGCATGGGATATGGTTGAGGCCGTGAGACTGGTTGCAACCACATGGAGGAGAGGATATGACAGGGATAGCGGTTGTTGA
- a CDS encoding LeuD/DmdB family oxidoreductase small subunit — protein MKGAGPAVCLGNDIDTDLIIAGRYLRTKDRSVWAEHVFEDLDPALAARLPGSVIVAGRNMGCGSSREQAVIALREAGVVGVVAESFARIFFRNAINVGLPVIEATVPCTDGARIAFDLEEGWVEVDGKRYPARPLSERMLAILRAGGLAACWRACR, from the coding sequence ATGAAGGGAGCAGGGCCCGCGGTCTGCCTCGGGAACGATATCGACACCGACCTCATCATCGCGGGCCGCTACCTCCGGACGAAAGACCGTTCGGTCTGGGCGGAACATGTCTTTGAGGACCTTGACCCTGCGCTTGCAGCCCGTCTCCCCGGTTCGGTCATCGTCGCCGGGCGGAACATGGGCTGCGGCTCGTCCAGGGAGCAGGCGGTGATCGCCCTCCGCGAGGCCGGGGTGGTCGGGGTCGTAGCGGAATCGTTTGCCCGCATATTCTTTCGTAATGCCATCAACGTCGGTCTGCCGGTGATCGAGGCCACGGTTCCCTGCACCGATGGTGCCCGCATCGCCTTCGACCTGGAAGAGGGGTGGGTGGAGGTGGACGGCAAACGCTACCCCGCCCGCCCCCTCTCGGAGAGGATGCTTGCCATCCTCCGGGCCGGCGGGCTTGCAGCCTGCTGGAGGGCATGCCGATGA
- a CDS encoding aconitase/3-isopropylmalate dehydratase large subunit family protein, which yields MSTLSERILGAPAGAYVDRDVDIAFAHDGTGVLTLEALREMGVERLPRPGRLRLIFDHIVPANTGTTATLQAELRAFARVSGIPLSDAGCGICHQVMSEGLVRPGMIVVGADSHTCTAGAFGAFATGVGATDMAAIWASGGTWFRVPETIAINLSGNLSGAAEPKDVALTYVARLGMEGATYRALEFAGEGVRGISMDGRLTLCNMAVETGAKAGIFYADDLTLSYLADYGVKASPQVPEECRYERTLDIDLDDIVPLVAVPHRVDTVREAEEIAGTRLDQVFVGTCTNGRYEDLERFARIVRGKKVAVRTLVFPASRAVLSRAIKTGILADIVDAGCVVGPPGCGPCLGAHAGVLGEGEVCLSTANRNFKNRMGVGGEIYLSSVATAAVSALAGEIAVPEVA from the coding sequence GTGAGCACGCTATCAGAGCGGATACTTGGCGCACCGGCTGGGGCATACGTCGACCGCGATGTCGATATAGCCTTCGCCCACGACGGCACCGGCGTTCTCACGCTGGAAGCGCTCCGCGAGATGGGGGTGGAACGACTCCCTCGCCCCGGGCGTCTCCGCCTGATCTTCGACCACATCGTCCCGGCAAACACCGGGACTACAGCGACGCTCCAGGCCGAACTTCGGGCGTTTGCCCGGGTTTCCGGGATACCACTCTCGGATGCCGGATGTGGGATCTGCCACCAGGTGATGAGCGAAGGTCTCGTCCGGCCGGGGATGATCGTCGTCGGGGCCGACTCCCACACCTGCACCGCTGGCGCATTTGGAGCGTTCGCCACAGGGGTTGGCGCGACCGATATGGCGGCGATCTGGGCGTCGGGCGGCACCTGGTTCCGTGTCCCAGAGACGATCGCGATAAACCTCTCCGGCAATCTCTCCGGCGCCGCAGAGCCAAAAGATGTCGCACTCACCTACGTCGCCCGCCTGGGAATGGAGGGCGCGACCTACCGGGCGCTGGAGTTCGCCGGCGAGGGGGTTAGGGGGATCTCCATGGACGGGCGGTTGACCCTCTGCAACATGGCGGTCGAGACAGGGGCAAAGGCCGGGATCTTCTACGCCGACGATCTCACACTCAGTTACCTTGCGGACTACGGGGTTAAAGCCTCGCCGCAGGTGCCGGAGGAATGCCGCTACGAGCGGACTCTCGATATCGATCTCGATGATATAGTGCCCCTCGTCGCCGTCCCCCACCGGGTGGACACCGTCCGGGAGGCTGAAGAGATCGCGGGGACACGCCTCGACCAGGTCTTCGTCGGTACATGCACAAACGGCCGCTACGAGGATCTGGAACGGTTCGCCCGTATCGTCCGCGGAAAGAAGGTGGCCGTCCGCACCCTGGTCTTCCCCGCATCGCGTGCGGTGCTCTCCCGGGCGATCAAGACCGGCATCCTCGCTGACATAGTGGATGCTGGATGTGTGGTCGGACCCCCGGGGTGCGGGCCGTGCCTCGGGGCACATGCCGGGGTGCTCGGGGAGGGGGAGGTCTGTCTCTCCACGGCCAACAGGAACTTCAAGAACCGGATGGGCGTGGGCGGCGAGATCTACCTCTCTTCGGTCGCCACGGCCGCCGTAAGCGCTCTTGCCGGGGAGATTGCCGTCCCGGAGGTGGCATGA
- a CDS encoding homocitrate synthase family protein, producing the protein MLPWNIEICDVTLRDGEQTPGVSFTCDEKMAIAQSLDEIGVEVIEAGFPVVSRAEKECVATIARSGLDARTCCLARALKPDIEAALDCDVDIISIFVAISDLHVRHKYRKPREEVIEDALGMVEFAADHGVGIRLAAEDASRTDPAVLIDMYRRGIECGADLVSFADTVGCLTPLEIHSAVSRILDAGPFPLCVHCHNDLGFAAANTITAAAAGAFQLHTTVNGIGERAGNAALEQVLVALRFKGGVERYDLSRLQEISRLVARCSGITPERMHPIVGENAFAHESGIHIAAILCDPATYEYIPPELVGSERRFVLGKHTGRKALEHVAKAYGFELSDEEASWVLEQVKQKSEGKCCVTREVLCDLLRKAREGGAR; encoded by the coding sequence ATGTTGCCATGGAATATCGAGATCTGTGATGTGACGCTGCGAGACGGGGAACAGACCCCTGGTGTCTCGTTTACCTGTGATGAGAAGATGGCGATCGCGCAATCGCTCGACGAGATCGGCGTGGAGGTGATCGAGGCCGGGTTCCCCGTGGTCTCCAGGGCCGAGAAAGAATGTGTCGCGACCATCGCCAGAAGCGGCCTGGATGCCAGGACCTGCTGCCTGGCACGGGCGCTCAAACCCGATATCGAGGCGGCGCTTGACTGTGACGTGGATATAATCAGCATCTTCGTCGCGATCTCCGACCTCCATGTTCGGCACAAGTACCGCAAACCGCGGGAGGAGGTGATCGAGGACGCCCTCGGTATGGTGGAGTTCGCCGCCGACCACGGCGTGGGGATCCGACTTGCCGCCGAGGACGCCTCACGGACAGACCCGGCGGTTCTCATCGATATGTACCGCAGGGGGATCGAGTGCGGCGCCGACCTTGTCAGTTTCGCCGATACCGTCGGCTGTCTCACCCCGCTCGAGATCCATTCCGCTGTCTCCAGGATCCTTGACGCCGGGCCCTTTCCGCTCTGCGTCCACTGCCACAACGACCTCGGGTTTGCAGCGGCAAACACCATCACCGCCGCGGCCGCCGGAGCGTTCCAGCTCCACACCACCGTGAACGGCATAGGCGAACGTGCCGGGAACGCAGCGCTCGAACAGGTGCTCGTTGCCCTGCGCTTTAAAGGTGGGGTCGAACGCTACGACCTCTCCCGGTTGCAGGAGATCTCCAGACTGGTTGCCCGATGCTCTGGCATAACCCCGGAGCGGATGCATCCCATCGTCGGCGAGAACGCCTTCGCCCATGAGAGCGGGATCCACATCGCCGCGATCCTCTGTGACCCGGCGACCTACGAGTATATCCCCCCCGAACTGGTTGGCAGCGAACGCCGGTTTGTGCTCGGGAAGCATACCGGGAGAAAGGCGCTCGAACACGTTGCAAAGGCCTACGGCTTCGAACTCTCCGATGAGGAGGCGAGCTGGGTTCTCGAGCAGGTCAAGCAGAAGAGTGAGGGGAAATGCTGTGTCACACGCGAGGTTCTCTGCGACCTCCTGCGGAAGGCAAGGGAGGGGGGCGCCCGGTGA
- a CDS encoding thiamine pyrophosphate-dependent enzyme has translation MKGAKALARAVCRAADRFYTVPGYPVSEVAALTGAVITTNEKVALECALGDSLSGRRAAVIVKHVGLNACADPLVHATAQGLLAGVVIVVGDDIRVTGSDVAGDSRYYGEVAWAPVFEPDGKTLGPAVEAAFEASETFSRVAILRVTPDLLDADVPEPSIQRNDLKGSLADPDLTMAGRAVAADRRTAAMFAWARSSPLNRFHPVIAYPPPADAGVLASLPEERGRPFLREHRFLAPPDAAMEPQRFSTRGFSRTFCRDCPFHPALRILQERGMQAVCDAGCSILAMNPPYRIGVAAYGLGSSVAVAATGPRVALIGDYALLHSGLNALIDVYERGLPLLCIVFANRRMGMTGGHPVPEILRYITWADPVVCAADDATALRHALVLPEDGPRTVVIEGVCPEGGRHVAMEYRDL, from the coding sequence ATGAAGGGTGCAAAAGCGCTTGCCCGCGCTGTCTGCCGGGCCGCCGACCGGTTTTACACCGTCCCGGGCTACCCGGTATCTGAGGTCGCCGCCCTGACGGGAGCGGTCATCACAACCAACGAGAAGGTTGCGCTCGAGTGCGCCCTGGGCGACTCACTCTCCGGGAGGAGGGCTGCTGTGATCGTCAAACACGTCGGGCTCAATGCCTGCGCCGACCCGCTGGTGCACGCAACCGCCCAGGGGCTCCTGGCAGGTGTCGTGATCGTCGTCGGCGACGATATACGTGTCACCGGGTCCGACGTCGCTGGAGACTCCCGGTATTACGGGGAGGTGGCGTGGGCTCCGGTGTTCGAACCTGACGGCAAGACGCTAGGACCTGCCGTGGAGGCGGCGTTTGAGGCATCGGAGACCTTCTCCAGGGTGGCCATACTCAGGGTCACCCCCGATCTTCTGGACGCAGACGTCCCAGAGCCCTCCATCCAGCGGAATGACCTGAAGGGGAGCCTGGCTGACCCTGATCTCACCATGGCCGGCCGGGCAGTGGCCGCTGACCGGCGGACTGCCGCGATGTTTGCCTGGGCCCGGTCGTCGCCGCTGAACAGGTTCCACCCTGTCATCGCCTACCCGCCGCCGGCGGACGCAGGGGTGCTCGCCTCACTCCCCGAAGAGAGGGGTCGCCCCTTCCTCCGGGAGCACCGTTTCCTCGCCCCTCCAGACGCCGCCATGGAGCCGCAGCGGTTCTCCACACGCGGTTTCTCGCGAACTTTCTGCAGAGACTGTCCATTTCATCCGGCCCTCCGGATCCTTCAAGAGCGCGGGATGCAGGCGGTCTGCGACGCTGGATGCAGCATCCTGGCGATGAACCCGCCCTACCGCATCGGTGTTGCCGCGTATGGTCTCGGTTCGTCGGTAGCCGTCGCGGCGACCGGGCCGCGGGTCGCCCTCATCGGGGACTACGCACTCCTGCATTCTGGGCTAAACGCCCTCATCGACGTCTACGAACGTGGACTTCCGCTTCTATGTATCGTCTTTGCGAACAGACGGATGGGGATGACCGGCGGTCACCCCGTCCCCGAGATCCTTCGCTACATCACCTGGGCTGACCCGGTTGTCTGCGCTGCCGACGACGCAACGGCGCTTCGCCATGCGCTTGTCCTCCCGGAGGACGGCCCACGAACGGTGGTGATCGAAGGTGTCTGCCCGGAGGGTGGACGACATGTTGCCATGGAATATCGAGATCTGTGA